From Rhodopseudomonas palustris:
AACGGCGAAGGGCGCCATCGCCGCCAAGGGCGGCGCGGCCGTGTCGAAGCTGATGTCGGATCTCGGTTACGGCTGAGGGCGCGCCGCTATCGCGCCGATGAAGTCGCCGAACCAATCCCGCGAAGTGCCGGTGCCGCGATCCGACGTGCCTGCGTTCGGTCCGACGCGGCGGATCGTCTCCGGCGGTCCGCCCGGCCGGCCGCGTCGAGACGGAAAGTGAAGGAATGCTGAAACTCGCCAGGGCGATCACCCGCCTCAATTTCTGGGTCGCCAGAGTCTCCGCGTGGCTGATCGTCCCGATCTTTCTGCTGCTGATGGCCGACGTGATCATGCGCTACCTGGTCGGCAGCGCCGCGATCTGGACCGCGGAATTCGCGCAACTGATCTTCGGCGCCTATGCGGTGATCGCCGGCGGCTACCTGCTCTCGGAGCGGGCACATGTCAGCGTCGACATCTTCTACGGCAAGTTCTCCCGGGTGCGGAAGGCGAAGGTCGATCTCGCGACCTCGGTTCTGTTCTTCCTGTTCGTCGGCGTGCTGATCTGGCAGAGCTCCGACATGGCGTGGGAGTCCATCGCCAAGATGGAGTCCAGCTACAGCATCTGGAATCCGTACATCTGGCCGGTCAAGCTCGCGATTCCCGTCGCGGGTGTGCTGCTGCTGCTGCAGGGCCTGGTGCGCGTCTTCTCCGATATCCGCACCGCGGCCGGCTACGAGAACGACCCCGAAACGTTCGGCAAGCAGGCCGGCGGCGATCCCTCTCACTGAACGGACGTTCTCGTGTCTGTCGAACTCCTGACCCTGCTGTTCTTCGGTTCGTTGCTGTTCTTCCTGTTCATCGGCACGCCGCTGGCGTTCACGCTCGGCGGCATCTCCGTCGTATTCCTGTATTTCACCATGGGGCCGGTCGGCTTCTACATCGTCGCGTCCAAATTCTGGGATTCGATGACCAGCTTCACGCTGATCGCGATCCCGATGTACGTGTACATGGCGATGCTGCTCGAGAAATCGGGCGTGGCGCAGGATCTGTACCGGATGATGCACGTCTGGTTCGGCGCGATGCGCGGCGGGCTGGCGATCGGTACCGTGCTGATCTGCGCGATCTTCGCGGCGATGAGCGGGATCAGCGGCGCTGCGGTCGTCACCATGGGCGCCATCGCGCTGCCGCGGATGCTCGAGCGCGGCTACGACAAGCGGCTCGCGATCGGCGCGATCAACGCGGGAGGCGGCTGGGGCGTGCTGATTCCGCCGTCGATCCTGATGGTGCTCTACGCGCTGCTGACCGAGGTCTCGGTCGGCCGCCTGTTCGCATCCGGCATCGGCCCCGGGATTCTGCTCGTGGTTCTGGTGACCATCTACATCACCGTCCGCGCCTGGCTGCAGCCGTCGCTGGCGCCGGCGCTGCCGGTCGAGGAGCGCGGCGACTGGGGGCTTAAATTCGCATCGCTGAAGGCCGTCGTGCTGCCGCTGCTGATCGTGGTGATGGTGCTGGGCGCGATCTTCGGCGGCTTCGCGACGCCGACCGAAGCCGCGGCGCTCGGCGTGTTCGGCGCGTTGCTGGCCTCCGCGGTGCATCGCAAGCTGACGCTGGAGGTGCTGACCGACGCCGCGATGCAGACGCTGCGCCTCACCGCGCTGATCATGTGGATTCTGTTCGCCGCGCACGCCTTCTCGACGGCCTACACCACGCTCGGCGCCAACGAGTTGATGAACCATCTGATGACGCTGATTCCGGGCGGCGAGTGGGGCGCGCTGGCCTTCATCCTGCTCGTGCTGCTGCTGCTCGGCATGGTGCTGGATCCGGTCGGCATCATGCTGATCACGCTGCCGGTGTTCATGCCCGTGGTGCAGCTCTACAACTGGGATCCGGTGTGGTTCGGCGTCGTCTTCATCATCATGATGGAGATCGGCTACATGACGCCGCCGTTCGGCTTCAACCTGTTCTACCTGAAGGCGGTGGCGCCGCCCGAGGTCACCATGGCCGACATCTACTGGTCGGTCGTGCCCTATGTGCTGGTGACGCTGTTGGGCGTGCTGATCCTGATCGTCTTCCCGCAGATCGCGCTGTTCTTCCCGAACCTGTTCTTCGGCGTTCCGCGCTAGTGGTGTTCTCTCTCCGATGGAATCAGCACTGGCGCTCAGGGATCCTCGCCGCAGGCACAACCTCATGGTGAGGAGGCGCGTAGCGCCGTCTCGAACCATGCGCCGCCGGCCCTGCGTCGCCCCATCCTTCGAGACGCCCGGCTTCGCCGGGCTCCTCAGGATGAGGAGTCAGTGCATCTGGCAAAGGTCATATCGCTTCATTCACTCGATGAAACGCGCTAGCGGCAAGGCCGTTGCTCAATCGCCCGCCGGCGTGATGCGCAGGATGCGGCCCGCGGCGCTGTCGGTCAGCAGCCACAGCGCGCCGTCGGGGCCCTGGCGGACGTCGCGGATGCGTTCGTTCAGCGCCTGCAGCAGGCGTTCTTCGCCGATCACCTTGTCACCGGCGAGCGACAGCCGCACCAGCATCTTGCCGGAGAGCGCGCCGGTGAACAGGCTGCCGGCCCATTTCGGAAACAGCTTGGCGGTGTAGAACGCCATGCCGGAGGGCGCGATCGACGGCACCCAATATTTGACCGGCTGCTCCATGCCGGGCTTGGTGGTTGCCTCGTGGATCTTGGCGCCGCTGTAGTCGATACCGTAGCCGATCACCGGCCAGCCGTAATTCTTGCCGAGCTGAATGATGTTGACCTCGTCGCCACCGCGCGGGCCGTGCTCGATCTCCCACAGGGCGCCGTCGGCCGGGTTGACGGCGAGCGATTGCGCGTTGCGGTGGCCGTAGCTCCAGATCTCCGGCTTGGCGCCGGCGCGGCCGACGAACGGGTTGTCCTTCGGCACGGCGCCGTCGGTCGCGATGCGGACGATCTTGCCGAGGTGGTTGTCGAGAGTCTGGGCCTGGTCGCGGAAGCTGAAATGATCGCCCAGCGTGACGAACAGATGCCCGTCGCCGCCTTGCGCGATCCGGCAGCCATAGTGGTTGCCTGAGGACAACGGGCCGTCCTGACGGAAGATCACTTTCACGCCGTCGAGCCGCGGCGCATCGCCGTCGGTCAGCGCCGCGCGCGCGACCGCGGTGCGACCGCCGCTCCGGCCACCCTGGTTCGTGCGTTCGGCGTAGCAGAAATAGATCGTCCGGTTGGCGGCGAAATCCTTGTCGGTGACGACGTCGAGCAGCCCGCCCTGGCCGGCGGCCCAAACCTCGGGCACGCCCTGCAGCGGCGGCGACAGCGCGCCCTGCGCCGACACCACCCGCATCCGCCCCGGCCGCTCTGTCACCAGCACGCGCCCCTCGGGCAGGAACGCCAGCGCCCACGGACGATCGAGGTTCTGCGCGAAGGTCTCGACTGCCAGCGGACCCGCCGAGGAGTTGAACGAGCTCGGCTCGCCGTTGCTTTTGGTCGCGATCAGGAACGAGGCGATGATCACCGTCGCCGCGGTCAGCGTGCCGGAAACCCAGACCAGGAGCGTCTTCATCGCGATGCCTCCAAGCTTCTGCCGGAGCAAAATGCAATCAGCGCCGGCGCGGCTGCGTCGGCGGAGCGTTCCATCGATATGGGAGTTCAGTTCGCAAACGGCATCGCCATGCTCGATTGCGTCGATCCGACCGCGAGCGTCAGAATGACGCTGAGCAAAATCAATGCGACTGCCAGCGATGCCGCCACACCGCGGATCAGCCGGGTTGAACCATCCGGCGTGTGCCGCTGGAAGAAGCCGGCCTCATGGCCGGGCGACCAAGTCATGACCAATTCCTCGCATGCGTCGGCGAATCGCGGCGCGAGCGGAATCTCCCTGCAATCGCAGGCATTTATGGGGCGTTCAAAGGCCGATCGTGGCGAAATGACGGCGAAATCGGCACAAAAGTACCAGCTATTCAGGCCTCGGCGACGAAATCGACGTGGTCGTGCGGCGCCGAATTCGGGGTCCAGTCCATGGTGATGAAGCCGGGCGTCTGCTCGACCCGTCGCAGCCAGGCGTTGACCGCCGGGAAGGTCGAGAGGTCGAAATCGCACTGGTCGGCGACGTGGGTGTAGCCGTACAGGGCGATGTCCGCGATGGTGAGTTGGCCCGCCGCGACGAAGTCGTGGGTCCTGAGGTGATTTTCCATCACCTGCAGCGCGGCGTAGCCGCGCTCCAGCCAGTCCTCGAGGGCGTGGGTCTGCAGGTCGCGGCCGCCCTTCACCAGGCAAAGCCAGAAGTAAGCCGAGCCGATATTCGGCTCCAGCGCATGCTGCTCGAAGAACATCCATTGCAGCGCTTCGGCGCGGTCCATCCGCGTATCCGGCGCCAGCGAGGTGCCGACCGCGAGGTACCACAGAATCGCATTGGACTCGGCCAGATAGCGGCCCTGCGCGACTTCCAGCAGCGGCACCTGGCCGCTCGGATTCTTGGCGAGGAATTCCGGCGTACGACTCTCGCCGCGCAGGATATCGACTTCGATAGCCCGATAGGGCGCACCCAGAAACGCCAGCGCAAGCCGCGCCTTGTAGCTGTTGCCGGATCGCTGCATCGAATAGAGCTTGTACATCTCGGTCGTTTCGCTCGCCTCGTGGTCCGGGCATCTGCCGACCCGAACGCGGCTAAACAATGATGCCGACCGGCAGGCGTCGCAAGCCCCAACCACTGGAAAGGGTCGAAATCCTTCGCCGCAGTGCAACGGCGCAGAAAAATGATCTGCAGTCGTTTCTATATCGCGCGATCGCGATCACGGCGGACGCCGTCCTGCGGACTGCCCATGCGGAATCAGCGCGCGTGCGGCTCCTCCGCGCATGACTCGCAACAGAACGAGCGGGGCTGGTCCTCGCGCGCCGCGCGTCGAGCCCCTCGCGGCGGAGATTTGATCCGAAAAACCGCGCTGTTTTCAGCAATGATCTTGCGATGCAGCGTGACGGCGCTTAGTGTGGGGCATCCCCGTCACAAACCGAAGAGTCGCGCTTTCCGCCGACACGACGGCTGCAAGGAGAAGACGATGTCGTTCCTGTCCGCCTCGCTCGATCGTGTGAAGCCGTCCGCGACCATCGCGGTCACGGACAAGGCACGTGAGCTGAAAGCGGCGGGCCGCAACGTCATCGGACTGGGCTCCGGCGAGCCGGATTTCGACACCCCGGCCAACATCAAGCTGGCGGCGATCCACGCCATCGAGGCGGGCAAGACCAAGTACACCGCGGTCGACGGCATCCCGGAGCTGAAGCAGGCGATCATCGACAAGTTTCAGCGCGAGAACGGCCTGACCTACAAGCCGAACCAGATCATCGTCGGCACCGGCGGCAAGCAGGTGCTGTACAACGCGCTGATGGCGACCATCAATCCCGGCGACGAGGTGATCATCCCGGCGCCGTACTGGGTCAGCTATCCGGAGATGGTCGCGCTCGCCGGCGGCGAGTCGGTGCCGGTGGTGTGTCCGGCGGAGTCCGGCTTCAAGCTGCAGCCCGCGGCGCTGGAAGCGGCGATCACGCCGAAGACCAAGTGGATCATCCTCAACTCGCCGTCGAACCCGACCGGCGCCGCCTACACCCGCGAGGAGCTGAAGGCGCTGACCGACGTGCTGGTCAAGCATCCTCATGTCTGGGTGATGACCGACGACATGTACGAGCACCTCGTCTACGACGATTTCGACTTCACCACGCCGGCGCAGATCGAGCCGCTTCTGTTCGATCGCACGCTGACGGTGAACGGCGTGTCGAAGTCCTATTGCATGACCGGATGGCGGATCGGCTATGCGGGCGGTCCCGCCGAGCTGATCAAGGCGATGGCGACGATCCAGTCGCAATCGACCTCGAACCCGTCGTCGATCGCCCAATGGGCGGCCGTGGAAGCGCTCAACGGTCCGCAGGAATTCATCGCCGCCCACAACAAGGTGTTCAAGGAACGCCGCGATCTCGTGGTGTCGATGCTGAACCAGGCCAGCGGCATCGATTGCCCGCGGCCGGAAGGCGCGTTCTACGTCTATCCGTCCTGCGCCGGCACCATCGGCAAGACCGCGCCGTCGGGCAAGAAGATCGAGACCGACCAGGACTTCGTCACGGAGTTGTTGGAGGCCGAAGGCGTCGCCGTGGTGCAGGGCTCGGCGTTCGGACTCGGCCCGGCGTTCCGGATCTCCTATGCGACCAAAACCTCCGACCTCGAAGACGCCTGCAAGCGCATCCAGCGCTTCTGCGGGAATCTGCGCTGAAGACCCGGCCGGCCGTTCATTAAAGATCGGCAACGTTCACTAGATTTATTCTCGCGTCGCGGAAGCGCCTTTTTTTGAACAAGACGCTTCCTTCTTGTCGCCTCCGCAATCCCAATCCTGAAATGCGGAGTTTGTTTCAATGTCCATCTCTAGACTGTTCGGTGTCACTGCGGTCGCGCTGGTTGCTTCTTTTGCCAGCGCGAGCGCGCAGGAGCGGCTGCAGGTCGGCGTGCTCGAATGCGCCGGTGGCCCGAACGTCGGCTATGTCGTCGGCTCGACCACCGAGCTCGAATGCGTGTTCAAGAGCGGCGGCCGCCGCCCCGAGCCCTATGTGGCGCGCCTGCAGCGGATCGGCCTCGATCTCGGCTTCACCCAGAACACCGGATTCGCCTGGGCGGTCTATGCGCCGACCCGTCAGCTCGGCCGCGGTGACCTCGCCGGCAGCTACGGCGGCGTCGGCGCCAACGCGTCGTTCGGCGTCGGCGTCGGCGGCAATCTGCTGGTCGGCGGTTCGTCGAACGCCTACGCGCTGCAGCCGCTCAGCCTGCAGGGCCAGACCGGTCTGAACGCCACCGCCGGCATCGTCGACGTGCAGCTCCGCCCGGCCGATCTGCGGCCCCAGCGGAAGTACCGCAAGCACAAGCGTCACCATCGCAACCACCGCTGATCGCGCCAGCGCATCATCGCCGTGACGGAAGGGCCCGCGTTGCGGGCCCTTTTGTTTTGCGCCGCGGCCCGCCGCGACGCCGCAGGTGTCATTGAAGATTCGTCGATGCTGTGACTAGATGGCGAGGCCGTTCGGTTGCGCTACATGCGGGGCTGATCCGCGCCGGCGGCATCACGACCATCGACATCACGATCATCTGAATCAAATCGTCTGCATCATCGCCCTGCCTGCATCACATCGTTGAAACGGAGAATTCTCATGCGCCGCTTTTCGCTTCTGCTCGGTATCGTCGCTTCGCTGGTCGTCAGCGCTGCCCATGCGCAGCAGGGGCGCGTGCGTATCGGCGTGCTCGAATGCCGCGGCGGCGCCAGCACCGGCTTCATCGTCGGTTCGGTGACCAATCTGGGCTGCGTGCTGCGCGCCGAGGGCCGCCCCGACACGCCCTATGTCGCCGTCATCCGCAAGGTCGGTCTCGATCTTGGTATCACGCAGGAAACCGCGCTGGCCTGGGGCGTGTTCGCGCCGGTCGAGCGGTTCGGCCCGGGCGATCTCGCCGGCAACTACGCCGGCGCGCAGGGTTCCGCATCGGTCGGCGTCGGCCTCGGGGCCAATGTCCTGGTCGGAGGCTCGGCGAATTCGATCGCGCTGCAGCCGCTCAGCCTGCAGGGCCAGACCGGCCTCAACGTGGCGGTCGGCCTGCAGGAGCTGGAGCTGCGGCCCGGCCGCTAACTAACCGCGCTGCGGCGCAATGCGCGCCTCGCAGCATTGAATTGCGCTGTCCTTGATCCTGCTCAAGGGCACCCTGCAAGCTTCGTAATTTTTCGCGCTTGCCAAGCGGCGAGGCTGCTGAAAGCATTGCCTCGCCGACCCAATCACGGGCCGAGCTCCAGAGAAGGAGGCGGCGATGGGACAAGATCCCCGCGGTCCCCGGTGCATCGCACTGGTGGGCCCATTCCAAAGCGGAAAAACCACACTGCTCGAGGCGATCCTCGCGCGCACCGGCGCCGTGCCACGCACAGGGTCCGTCGACGCAGGCACCTCATATGGCGACTCCAGCCCCGAGGCGCGCCAGCACAAGATGGGGCTCAGCCTCACCGCGGCGACCACGCAGTTCATGGGTGAGACCTACACCTTCCTCGATTGCCCCGGCTCGGTCGAATTCGCGCACGACATGCGCGCCGCGCTTCCCGCCGTCGATGCGGCCGTGGTGGTGTGCGAAGCCGACGAGCGCAAGCTGCCGCAGTTGCAGCTCATCCTGCGCGAACTCGAAGACCTCGGAATTCCCCGCTTCCTGTTCCTCAACAAGATCGACCGCGCCAGCAAGCGCATCCGCGAAGTGCTGGACAGCCTGCAGCCGGCCTCGCGGATTCCGCTGGTGCTGCGCCAGATTCCGATCTGGAACGGCGAACTGATCGCCGGCTATGTCGATCTCGCACTGGAGCGCGCCTTCGTCTATCGCGAGCACAAGCCGTCCGAAGTGATCGCGCTCGAAGGCAGCGACCTCGACCGCGAGAAGGAAGCCCGCTTCTCGATGCTCGAAAAGCTCGCCGATCACGACGACGCGCTGATGGAGCAATTGCTCGAAGACATCCCGCCGCCGCGCGACGCGGTGTTCGACGATCTCGCGCGCGAATTGCGCGAAGGCGTGATCTGCCCGGTGCTGCTTGGTTCTGCCTTGCGCGAAAACGGCGTGATGCGGCTGTTGAAGGCGCTGCGCCACGAGGCCCCCGACGTCACCGAAACCGCGTCGCGGCTCGGCGTCGCGGCGTCCAAGGACGCGGTCGGCTATGTGCTGAAAACGACGCATCTGCAGCATGGCGGCAAGCTGTCGCTGGCGCGGGTGTTCGCCGGCACGCTGGCCGACGGCGACACCGTGCAGGCATCGTCGGGCGAGTCCGCGCGGGTGTCGGGCATCCACACCGCCAATGGCGGACCGGACAGCAAGCGCTCGTCGGCGGTGGCCGGCGATGTCGTCGCGCTCGGCAAGCTCGACGCGATCAAGACCGGCGACACGTTCGGCAATGGCAAGGCGGCCCCGTCGGCGCTGGTCGAAATCACCGCTGCGCCGCCGGTGCTGGCGATGGCGCTGGCCGCCGCCGACCGCAAGGACGACGTCAAGCTCGGTCAATCTCTGCAAAGACTGTCCGAGGAGGACCCGTCGCTCACCGTGATCCACGATCCGCAGACCCACGACATCGTGTTGTGGGGCCAGGGCGAGATGCATCTGCGCGTCGCGCTGGAGCGGCTGCACGACCGCTACGGCGTGAGCGTGAAGTCGCATCCGCCGGCGATCGGCTATCGCGAGACCATCCGCAAGGCGGTCACTCAGCGCGGCCGGCACAAGAAGCAGTCCGGCGGCCACGGCCAGTTCGGCGACGTGGTGCTGGAAGTGAAGCCGCTGCCGCGCGGCGAGGGCTTCGCCTTCGCCGAGACCGTGGTCGGCGGCGCGGTGCCGCGCAACTACATCGGCGCGGTCGAAGAAGGCGCGGTCGATGGTCTGCGTGCGGGGCCGCTGGGATTCCCGGTGGTCGATGTCCACGTCACCCTGACCGACGGCTCGTATCACAGCGTCGATTCTTCCGATCAGGCGTTCCGCACCGCGGCCCGGATCGGGATTACCGAAGCGCTGCCGCAGTGCCAGCCGGTGCTGCTGGAGCCGATCCACAGCGTCGAGATCGTCTGCCCGAACGACGCCACCGCCAAGGTCAACGCCATCCTGTCGGGGCGGCGGGGGCAGATCCTCGGCTTCGACACCCGCGAGGGCTGGCCGGGCTGGGACGTGGTGCGCGCCACCATGCCGGAAGCTGAGATCGGCGATCTGATCGTCGAACTGCGCTCGGCCACCGCCGGCGCCGGCAGCTTCACCCGCAGCTTCGACCACATGGCCGAAGTCAGCGGCCGCACCGCCGACCAGATCATCGCGGCGCACCGGCAAGTCGCGGCGTGATCTAGGAAAGCGTTTGCTAACCTCTCCCCGCAATGCGGGGAGAGGTCGGAAATCGCGCATTTGCGCGAATTCCGGGTGAGGGGCATGGCACTGCACCGCCTCATCCGCGGCCACCCGGGCCGTGCTGATTCTGCCGAGCACCGATTTCCCTGTCGCTGGGCGCGAAAGCCGTGCCACGCCCCTCACCCCGACCCTCTCGCCGCAAAACGGCGGGGAGAGGGAGCGTTGCGGCCGCTTGCTTTCCCATCGCGCGTTCACAGCCGAGCGAGATGATGTTCCAAGCATCATTGAAGCCGTTTTATATTTGCGGTAGCCGATAGGGCGGACCTCAAACCGGAATGCTCGCTTGATCACCTCGTCCCAGATGCGCGCGGCACGCGCGCTGCTCGGCATCGACCAGCGCACGCTGGCGAAGCTCGCCGGCGTCTCGGTGCCGACCATCCAGCGGATGGAGGCCAGCGACGGTAACGTCCGCGGCATCGTCGAGTCGCTGACGCGGGTGGTCGATGCGTTGAACCGCGCCGGCGTCGAACTGATCGGCGAGCACGCTCGCAGCGACGACGGCGGACGTGGGGTGCGGCTGAAGCAGGCGACGCCGCAGCAGAGCGAGAGGGGCGAGCCGTGACGCATCCGGTGCCGAAGGGCGATACTCACATCGCCGCCTGCCTGATCGGCTGGCCGGCGGCGCATTCGCGCTCGCCGCTGATCCATCACTACTGGCTGCGCACGCTCGGCATCCCCGGCGGCTATTCGATCGAATCGGTGCCGCCGGAAGGCTTCGCCGAATTCGTGCTGAATCTGAAGACGCACGGCTACAGCGGCGCCAACGTCACCATCCCGCACAAGGAGCGCGCGCTGCTGCTCACTGCGCCGGACGAGCGCGCCCGCGCGGTCGGCGCCGCCAACACGCTGTATTACGACGGCGACGTGCTGCGCTCGACCAATACCGACGTCGAAGGCTTCATCGACAATCTCGACGCCTCCGCGCCGGGCTGGGACCGCACCCCGCATGCCGTGGTGCTCGGCGCCGGCGGTTCGTCGCGCGCGGTGCTGTTCGGCCTGCTGGAGCGCGGCATCCAGCGCATCGCGCTGGCCAACCGCTCGATCGAGCGCGCGCGAGCGCTGGCCGATCTGTTCGGCGAGCGCGTGGTGCCGATCGCCTGGACCGACGCGCCGGCGGCGCTGCCGGGCGCCGGGCTGCTGGTCAACACCACCTCGCTCGGGATGAAGGGGCAGCCCTCGCTCGATCTCGATCTCGCGCCGTTGCCGGCGGACGCCACGGTGGCCGATCTGGTCTACGTGCCGCTGGAGACCGAACTACTGGCCGAGGCGCGCGGCCGCGGGCTGCGCACCGCCGACGGCCTCGGCATGCTGCTGCATCAGGCGGTGCGTGGGTTCGAACTGTGGTTTGGCGCGCGGCCGCACGTCACCGCCGAGCTGCGCGCATTGGTCGAGGCGGACCTGCTCGCGCATACGTGAAGGTAATGGATCGGTGTTCCCGACGTAGTCCTTGGTGGGGCCAAATTGGAGAACCCGCCGATGCCGTTATCTTCCTCGCTGTGCCGCCCGCTCGCTGCGGCTGCGCTCGTCGCCTTTTCCCTTTCCGCAGCCAACGCGCAGCAACCACCGACACCCACCAAGGTTCGCGGCGAGATCGAGAGTGTCTCCGGCGATAGTCTCGCGGTGAAGTCGCGCAGCGGTCAGGACGTCAAGCTGCAGCTCGCGCCAGACATCAAGGTCGCCGGCATCGCGCCGACCAAGCTGAGCGACGTCAAGCCCGGCGCATTCATCGGCGCCACCACCGTGCCGGGTCCCAACGGCGCGCACAACGCGGTCGAGATCCACGTCTTCCCCGAGGCGATGCGCGGCACCGGCGAGGGCTCGCGCGCATGGGATCTCGGGCCGAACAGCACCATGACCAACGCCACCGTCGATCAGTCGGTCACAAGTAACGACGGCAGCACGGTGCGGGTGAAGTACAAGGGCGGCGAGAAGGTCATCACCGTGACGCCGAAGACCCAGGTCGTGACCTATGGCCCGGCCGACAGATCCGACCTCAAGCCCGGCGCCAAGATCATCGCCTTCGGCAAGACGCTGCCCGACGGCTCGTTCCAGACCAGCCGCATCTCGGTCGGCCGCGACGGCATCACGCCGCCGATGTAACCTGCATCGCCTCGGCGCGCCGAAGCGCTCGTGAGGTCGCGAGGCTCATCAGTTGTCATTGACGCCGGGTCGCGGTCGGTAGCGCGGCAGCGACCAGCCGCGCTGGAGTGCGGCGGCCCGCACAAGGAAGCCGATCGCAAATCCCACGCCCGTGCTGATTTCGCGCGGGGCTCCGACCATCATCAGGACGACGAATGCGGACGCGCCGACCAACGCCGCCGAAACATAGATCTCGCGCCTGAGGATCACCGGCACTTCGCCGCCGAGCAGATCGCGGATGATGCCGCCGAACGTGGCCGTCACCACGCCCATGGCGACGGCCACGATTCCGTTGGCGCCGGCCAGCGCCGCCTTCTCCGCGCCGGTGACGGCGAACAGCGCGAGACCGATCGCGTCCAGCCAGAGCAGCGCCTTGTAGCGGGAATGAGGAATGTGGGCGGTGAAGAACACCACGGCGGAGACCGCCACGCAGGTCACCAGATAGGCCGGCTCCTGCACCCAGAACACCGGCAGACCGAGCAGCACGTCGCGCAACGTGCCGCCGCCGATCCCGGTCGCCGTGCCGAGCAGCGCGAAGCCGACGATGTCCATCTCCTTGCGCGACGCCACCAGCGCCCCCGAGACCGTGAAGGCGACCACGCCGAGCCAGTCCAGCATCGTCGTGACCGTCTCGAACATCAGGAGCTCTCCTCGGCAACGTCTGTCGAGCCATTCTTCGTCATGGCCGGGCTTGTCCCGGCCATCCACGTCTTTCTCGCGACGTCCGCTCAAGGCGTGGATGGCCGGCACGAGGCCGGCCATGACGTTTCGAAAATCTAGCGGCCTTCGAAGCGGGCCTCGCGCTTCTCCATGAAGGCCGCGATGCCTTCCTTCATGTCCTGCGTCTTGAACAGCGGCAGCAGTTGCAAATACACGTGATGGACGTGGTCGGGGAAGGTCTCGTTGAGGCCGATCCGCATCATCCGCTTGGCGGCCTGCACCGCGAGCGGCGCGTTGCCGGCGATCTCCTTGGCGACCGCGCGGGCGCGGCCCATCAGCTCGGCATCGGGCACCACTTCGTTGGCGAGGCCCCATTCGAGGCTTTCGCGTGCGCTCAATGTGCGGCCGGTGAAGATCAGCTCCGCCGCCTTCGCCCAGCCGATCATCCGCGGCAGAAACCAGGTGCCGCCGCTCTCCGGCACCACGCCGCGCTTGACGAAAGCGGCGGCGAGCTTGGCCGACTCCGCCATGATGCGGATGTCGCAGCCGAGCGCGGTGTCCATGCCGTAGCCGGCGGCGCCGCCGTTGACGGCGCAGATCGTGGGCTTGTCCATCGC
This genomic window contains:
- a CDS encoding shikimate dehydrogenase, yielding MPKGDTHIAACLIGWPAAHSRSPLIHHYWLRTLGIPGGYSIESVPPEGFAEFVLNLKTHGYSGANVTIPHKERALLLTAPDERARAVGAANTLYYDGDVLRSTNTDVEGFIDNLDASAPGWDRTPHAVVLGAGGSSRAVLFGLLERGIQRIALANRSIERARALADLFGERVVPIAWTDAPAALPGAGLLVNTTSLGMKGQPSLDLDLAPLPADATVADLVYVPLETELLAEARGRGLRTADGLGMLLHQAVRGFELWFGARPHVTAELRALVEADLLAHT
- a CDS encoding enoyl-CoA hydratase/isomerase family protein, with the translated sequence MTDTKRQPQTASSEVLYAVEDHIATITLNAPDRMNTISGPMLNALAALLIKANEDADVRCVILTGNGRAFCAGLDLRKERGDEGLSAASSPTTLDLRSTPPTVLQAMDKPTICAVNGGAAGYGMDTALGCDIRIMAESAKLAAAFVKRGVVPESGGTWFLPRMIGWAKAAELIFTGRTLSARESLEWGLANEVVPDAELMGRARAVAKEIAGNAPLAVQAAKRMMRIGLNETFPDHVHHVYLQLLPLFKTQDMKEGIAAFMEKREARFEGR
- a CDS encoding helix-turn-helix domain-containing protein, which gives rise to MITSSQMRAARALLGIDQRTLAKLAGVSVPTIQRMEASDGNVRGIVESLTRVVDALNRAGVELIGEHARSDDGGRGVRLKQATPQQSERGEP
- a CDS encoding elongation factor G, which encodes MGQDPRGPRCIALVGPFQSGKTTLLEAILARTGAVPRTGSVDAGTSYGDSSPEARQHKMGLSLTAATTQFMGETYTFLDCPGSVEFAHDMRAALPAVDAAVVVCEADERKLPQLQLILRELEDLGIPRFLFLNKIDRASKRIREVLDSLQPASRIPLVLRQIPIWNGELIAGYVDLALERAFVYREHKPSEVIALEGSDLDREKEARFSMLEKLADHDDALMEQLLEDIPPPRDAVFDDLARELREGVICPVLLGSALRENGVMRLLKALRHEAPDVTETASRLGVAASKDAVGYVLKTTHLQHGGKLSLARVFAGTLADGDTVQASSGESARVSGIHTANGGPDSKRSSAVAGDVVALGKLDAIKTGDTFGNGKAAPSALVEITAAPPVLAMALAAADRKDDVKLGQSLQRLSEEDPSLTVIHDPQTHDIVLWGQGEMHLRVALERLHDRYGVSVKSHPPAIGYRETIRKAVTQRGRHKKQSGGHGQFGDVVLEVKPLPRGEGFAFAETVVGGAVPRNYIGAVEEGAVDGLRAGPLGFPVVDVHVTLTDGSYHSVDSSDQAFRTAARIGITEALPQCQPVLLEPIHSVEIVCPNDATAKVNAILSGRRGQILGFDTREGWPGWDVVRATMPEAEIGDLIVELRSATAGAGSFTRSFDHMAEVSGRTADQIIAAHRQVAA
- a CDS encoding trimeric intracellular cation channel family protein, which codes for MFETVTTMLDWLGVVAFTVSGALVASRKEMDIVGFALLGTATGIGGGTLRDVLLGLPVFWVQEPAYLVTCVAVSAVVFFTAHIPHSRYKALLWLDAIGLALFAVTGAEKAALAGANGIVAVAMGVVTATFGGIIRDLLGGEVPVILRREIYVSAALVGASAFVVLMMVGAPREISTGVGFAIGFLVRAAALQRGWSLPRYRPRPGVNDN